The following coding sequences are from one Deltaproteobacteria bacterium window:
- the cas2e gene encoding type I-E CRISPR-associated endoribonuclease Cas2e gives MPMTMVVTRDVEARYRGFLTSVMLEIAPGVYVAPDLSAGVRQRVWDVVESWWWSLGRGAIVMVWRDVNASGHLRIETLGEPPKEIVDADGVLLLKRN, from the coding sequence TGACCATGGTTGTCACGCGGGATGTCGAGGCCCGCTACCGCGGTTTCCTCACGTCCGTCATGCTGGAAATCGCCCCGGGCGTGTATGTCGCGCCGGACCTTTCCGCAGGTGTACGTCAACGAGTATGGGATGTTGTCGAGTCCTGGTGGTGGTCCCTCGGTCGTGGGGCAATCGTGATGGTCTGGCGTGATGTCAATGCCTCCGGACACCTCCGCATCGAAACCCTCGGTGAGCCACCAAAAGAGATTGTCGACGCTGACGGCGTTCTCCTTTTGAAACGAAATTGA